DNA sequence from the Paenibacillus azoreducens genome:
GGTGGTTGGTATGCTTATTTTCTTTGTAATGTTGGGGCTTGGACTTACAGGCTACCTGCTTCCATGGGATAACAAAGCTTACTTTGCTACCAAGGTTACCCTGGAAATCGCGAATTCCGTTCCATGGCTCGGACCAATTATCAAGGAATTGCTTCAGGGCGGAACCATCGTAGGCGCCGAAACGCTAACACGCTTCTTCGCGCTGCATGTATTCTTCCTTCCGGCCGTATTGCTCGTACTGTTGGTGGGACACTTTATTATGATCCGCAGACAGGGCATTTCCGGTCCACTATAAGAAGAAGGGAGGAATATCGATGGCACACGGGAAAAATACGAAAGAAAAAGTTGTGTATGTTGGAGATTCCCGCGTTAAAAAAGGCGCCGGATTTATTACTCCTCCAGATTACACCGCGTATCCTGGCAAATCGGAAGCGTTCATCCCGAACTTTCTTTTAAAAGAATGGATGGTTGGCGTTGTTGTGCTTGTGGGCTTTTTGGTGCTTACCATTGCTGAGCCGGCACCGCTGTGGTTTCCTGCGAATCCAAGCGCATCCATTATTCCGATGCCGGACTGGTACTTCTTGTTCTTGTATCAGTATTTGAAACTGCCATACGCATCCGGTGACTATATCGTACTTGGTACGATTGGCGTAACAGGCGTAGCATTCGGTTCACTGCTGCTCGCTCCTTTCCTTGATACAGGAAAAGAGCGCCGTTTCTACCGCAGACCGATCGCCTCGTCGCTGATGTTTCTTTCTTTGATTGCAATCGTGTACTTGACGAACAGTGCATGGCATCATTATAAAGTGGAAATGGCTGACTCAGGCCAAGTTCCTGAGAATATCCAGCGCGAAGAAAAAGCTGCCGAGAACAGAGCCAAAGGTCTTCC
Encoded proteins:
- a CDS encoding menaquinol-cytochrome c reductase cytochrome b/c subunit; translation: MAHGKNTKEKVVYVGDSRVKKGAGFITPPDYTAYPGKSEAFIPNFLLKEWMVGVVVLVGFLVLTIAEPAPLWFPANPSASIIPMPDWYFLFLYQYLKLPYASGDYIVLGTIGVTGVAFGSLLLAPFLDTGKERRFYRRPIASSLMFLSLIAIVYLTNSAWHHYKVEMADSGQVPENIQREEKAAENRAKGLPTTSGNQQKEIAIVDKDNPAMESFKKAGCIACHAADMKGASGPSLRGVGDKHDKDAILKIIKEGFNGKMPEMYTQAKGAGLTDKDIDNLADWLSKQKAEAK